The DNA segment TAAAATCCAAACCCCGATTGTAATCCATCGGCCTTTCTTACTAACAATTGCATGTACGATATTTGTCAGTGCACTTCGCATGGTTTTCTCCTTTTAATTTATAATCCTTATCAGTTGATAAGTCGATTGTCTAATAGGGTTATATCACGATCAAAAAAACTTATCAATTGATAAGGCGTACGATCTATCAAATTATATTTTTTACGAACAATCCCTCCACATAATTGCAATAATTATGGGGTTTATGTACACTAAAGGTACAATTATCCACAAGAAGGAGTGAGTGTTGTGGTTCAACTGATTCTTGCCGGGTTACTCGTTGCGATCGTTATTTTTGCAGATGTGTTGGATTTCAGACAAGATCAAAAAAGATGGGGTTGGTTTAAGTCTTGGTCCAAACCAGCTAAGCTTTCTGTACTCGTTGGAATCACCCTGATATTCACTGTCTTCTGGACAGTAGTCAGTTTAAAGTATGTCTAGATAGAAGCTTTTACAAGCAAACCGTGTCCATGGAGGATACGGTTTTTCATATAGGGTATAGAACCATGAGCAACCTGTTAGACAAACTTCATGTTCACGATTATAGTAGGACAACTAATTATTTTTTTGGAGGTATAGAGTGATGAGTCAAATAAAAGGAATAGATACTATGTTTCATCCTGTGTCATTAAAAAATGTCATCATCCCCAATCGGATTGCGATGGCACCGATGACACGAGCTTTCTCACCAAATGGGGTGCCGAATGATAAGGTCGCTGCATATTACCGAAGACGATCAGAAAATGGCGTAGGTTTAATCATTACGGAAGGGACAGCTATTCCTCATCCGTCAGCTGTTAGTCATCAGGACATCCCGCGTTTCTACGGGGATGATGCTCTTGCAGGCTGGAAGAAGGTTGTTGACGAAGTACATGAAGCTGGTGGCATGATCATTCCTCAAATTTGGCATGTTGGCGGAGCTCGTAAAAAAGGTGAACATCCAAATAAAGAGGCGTTACCAGTGAGTCCATCTGGGTTAGATCTAGAGGGGAATGAAGTCACTGAACCGTTAACGGAAGAAGAGATTCAAGATCTTGTTCAGGCTTACGCTCAAGCTGCTTCGAATGCAAAAGCAATTGGATTTGATGGAATTGAAATTCATGGGGCACATGGGTATTTAATTGATCAATTCTTATGGGAGAAAACGAATAAGAGAACTGACCGCTATGGGGGAGACTTAAAAGAGCGGACAACCTTTGCCAAAGAAGTGGTGGAAGCATGCCGAGAAGCCGTAGGCCCGGAGTTCCTTATTGTATTCCGCTTCTCGCAATGGAAGCTGGGAGACTATGATGCAAAGCTAGCTCATTCCTCTCGGGAGCTTAATCAAATTCTAGAACCATTATCCGAAGCGGGTGTGGATGTATTCCATGCATCAACAAGACGCTTCTGGGAAGCGGAGTTCAAAGAGGAATCAGACTCGTTAAATTTGGCTGCCTGGACGAAAAAGTTAACAGGCAAACCAACAATCACAGTTGGATCATTAGGGCTCGATTATGCCTTCAGAGATGAACAAGGTACTTCGCATGAAACGAGTGTAACAGAAAATATCAACAAATTAGTTGAGAAGCTGGCAGACGATGAGTTTGATCTAGTAGCCGTTGGACGAGCACTGTTAGCCGATCCAGAATGGGCAAGAAAATTAAAGGATGATGAGTTAGAACAAGCAGTTCCATACACGAGAGAGTCCGTTCAAACACTGTACTAATTAGTAAAAGCCGTACACATTATCTTGATGTGTACGGCTTTTTGTTATATCCACTTCACAATGTCATTAAGTGGTTGTCTTGTTTTCTCTCTAGCTGGTTCCGTTTCTCTATAACCGAAGGCGGCCATAACAGAAACGTTCCATGTATCCGTATCAATGCCTTCGTCTGCTAGAATCTTGTTTACGGCATCTGGAAGATATCCTTCAATTGGACATGAATCAATCCCAATTTGTGCAGCGGAGGTCATCATATTAGCAAGAGCGATATACGTTTGTTTGCTCGCCCAATCAAAAAGAGAGCGTTCAGATTCAAACAAATTCTGTGCATCGTCTTGAAATGCCTTATAACGTGGGAGTATGTCTTGAATCATCTTTTCTGGAACCTGCTTCACGTGTTTATGAATGTTATAGACATAATCTGAATCGTAGCGCGCATTCTTATGTGCAAGAATAACAACAAAGTGGCTAGCGGTATCTAACTGTCCACGTGCACCAGATGAGACTTCTTTTAGTTTTGCTCGCAAATCTGGATTTTGAACAACTAAGAACTTCCAAGGCTCGTATCCGACAGAACTCGGAGAAAGTCTTCCCGTTTCCAAAATAAATTCAAAGTCTGAATCAGATATTCTTTTGCTTGAGTCAAATGATTTTGTCGCATGCCTGAAGTGAAAGGCATCTATAATTTCTTGTTTTTTCTCAGTAGATGTTGTCATGTTCATTCATTCCTCTCCTATTAGGTTTCATACTTGAGCGTAGCGAAGTTTTCCATGTGAGACAAGGAATCTGCTCTCTATTTATTGGAAGGTTTTTTTCAAGTTAAATAGAAGGAAGTAATAGAGGTTTTATATATGGGAGGAATATAAATGAAGAATTTGTCTTTTATTATGCAAGGAATCGCTTCCGTTCTGTTTGTCATTCTTGTGTTTATGTATTTCATTGGCTCATGGCGAGCGGATCCAATAATTGAGATTCTGTTCTTTTTTATCATGGTCACATCTGTTTTTGGATTTGGCATCGAAACAAACAAAAGAGTATCTAAATCATGAGGCAGGTCATTGCGCTTGGAGGGGGAGGGTTCTCTATGGAACCTGACAATTCAACGCTTGATGACTATATCTTGGCACAAGCAAACAAAGCCAAGCCTAAGATCTGCTTCATCCCTACAGCCGGCGGCGATCAGGACGGATACATCACACGCTTTTATCGTGCTTTCAAAGAGAAGCCGTGCACACCGGTTCACTTATCTTTATTTGATGCAAACTTCAATGACCTCGAAGATTTTGTGCTTGAGCAGGATATTGTGTATGTAGGTGGGGGAAGTACTCGGAACATGATGGTGCTGTGGAAGGAGTGGGGTTTAGATAAGATTCTTGTACAAGCCTATCAAAGGGGTTTGATCTGCGCCGGTTTAAGTGCCGGCGCCATTTGCTGGTTTGAACAAGGTTTAACCGATCCGTTAAACGGTCCACTTTACCCAATCAACGGATTAGGCTTGTTAAAAGGAAGTGTTTGTCCGCATTATGATGGAGAGGAAAAAAGACGTCCTGCTTATGAACGGTATATTAATGATGGCAAAATGCTTGAAGGCTATGGAATAAACGACGGAACAGCACTACATTTTATTGACGAGGAACTATATCATTCCATTCAATCAACGAATAAAAGTGGAGTAGGGTACGAACAAGTAGGGAGTAAAGCAGATAGCATCGAAGCATTAAAAGAGTAATCTAAAAGCAATGAGAGTATAATAAATGTTGTTCTGAATATCGAATTCTATGAGGTGAAAGCAGTGAGTAAAAAGGTTGCAATCGTAACAGGTGGAGGCAATGGACTTGGACGTGCAGTGGCTGTGAAGCTTGCAAGTCAGGGAGTAAATGTTGCTGTAGTAGATCTAGCTGAAGGGCCAGGTCATGAAACTGTTGATCTTGTAAAGGAACAAGGCGCAGAGGCAATATTTGTGCAAGCCGATGTTAGTAAAGCGGAAGACGTTAAACGGTATGTTGACGAAACCGTAAAAGCATTTGGAACGATTGATATGTTTTATAATAATGCGGGTATTTCAGGTCCCGGCAAACGATTTGTGGAAAATACTATTGAGGAAATTGACCTTGTACTTGGAATTAACCTGCATGGTGCATTGTACGGGTTAAAATATGTGCTTGAAGTGATGCTTAAAAATGGTGGAGGCTCCATCGTTAACACCTCTTCTACAGCAGGACTTGTCGGACAGGAAACAGTGGGATCGTACTCTGCAACTAAGCACGGAATCGTTGGGATTACAAAAACGATTGCTGTTGAATATGCGCGAGAAGGAATCCAAGTGAATGCCATCTCACCAGGTACAACAGAAACACCAATGGTAGCTGAGTATCGTAAGGCTAATCCTGAACAAGTGGAAAGTGTCTTAGCTGCTATTCCACAAAGACGCCTTGGGAAGCCTGAAGAAGTAGCAGAGCTTGTTTGCTTCTTATTAAATGGTGAAGCGAAGTATATCAATGGTGCAGTAATCCCAATTGATGGTGGATTTACAGCTCAATAAAAGGTGAGTTATGAGGCTGGACATAACTATACCTAAACAAGCAAATGGCGAATGGTTCAATTATTGAATCATTCGCCATTTGTGTTTTTTAACAAAACAAGCGAGGGATTCACCTGTAGCGGTTGTATTGCTATGTTCGTGTCATTTTAAGTCAATTACTGTTCTGACCCATATTTTTTTGTTTGTCGAAATCTCTGTTAAAAAGCAGGTATTAACCATTTATTAGTCAAATATATAGATAGATAAGGGGGAACGCCCATGGATGATGACATTATAGAAAGTGAGAGAGCTTAGTGAAGACAAACAAAGGTATGGCCTTAATCATCATTTTGTGGTTATCCTTTTTCCTGTATCCTCTGCAGACTTATGCTTCTGGGCAAGAAACACCGTCTGGCATTCCAGTCTCAGACATTGAAGCAACCATTGATGAGTATGTAGATGAATGGGTAGGTAATACAACGGCTGGAGCGAGTATTCAAGTGATCAAGAATCACGAAGTCGTCTTTTCAAAAGGATACGGCCTCGCTGATATTGAACAAAATGTTGCGATGAGTCCAACTGAGACCATCATGGAATGGGGATCAGTCAGTAAGCTTCTCGTTTGGATTTCATTAATGCAGCTTGCTGAGCAAGGACAATTGGATCTATCAGATGATATCGAGCCCTATTTACCTGATGGGTTTCTTACAAAATTGAGTAAAGAAGAACCCATTACATTTCTAGATTTAATGCACCACACGGCTGGATTTGAAGACAATGTGTTTGATCTTGGATTTCCTACACCTGAACATGTGACGACGCTTGAGGAAGGGCTAAAGATTGCAGAGCCACATCAAGTGTATACGCCAGGAGAAGTCGTAGCGTATTCAAATTTCTCAACAGCCCTTGCTGCGTTTATTGTTGAACAGGTAACAGGTGAGCCTTTTTATGAGTATGTAGAGAACGAAATCTTTGAACCTCTGAAGATGAATCACACAGCGATTCATCCAACGTTTCTTGGCAAGGAAGAGCTAAAAGACCAAAAAGCAAAGGGGTATCTGTTAGCTAATCCTTCTACGTTTGTTGAGTCAGATTGGTTTTACATGTCGATGTATCC comes from the Alkalihalobacillus sp. FSL W8-0930 genome and includes:
- a CDS encoding NADH:flavin oxidoreductase — protein: MSQIKGIDTMFHPVSLKNVIIPNRIAMAPMTRAFSPNGVPNDKVAAYYRRRSENGVGLIITEGTAIPHPSAVSHQDIPRFYGDDALAGWKKVVDEVHEAGGMIIPQIWHVGGARKKGEHPNKEALPVSPSGLDLEGNEVTEPLTEEEIQDLVQAYAQAASNAKAIGFDGIEIHGAHGYLIDQFLWEKTNKRTDRYGGDLKERTTFAKEVVEACREAVGPEFLIVFRFSQWKLGDYDAKLAHSSRELNQILEPLSEAGVDVFHASTRRFWEAEFKEESDSLNLAAWTKKLTGKPTITVGSLGLDYAFRDEQGTSHETSVTENINKLVEKLADDEFDLVAVGRALLADPEWARKLKDDELEQAVPYTRESVQTLY
- a CDS encoding NAD(P)H-dependent oxidoreductase, which gives rise to MTTSTEKKQEIIDAFHFRHATKSFDSSKRISDSDFEFILETGRLSPSSVGYEPWKFLVVQNPDLRAKLKEVSSGARGQLDTASHFVVILAHKNARYDSDYVYNIHKHVKQVPEKMIQDILPRYKAFQDDAQNLFESERSLFDWASKQTYIALANMMTSAAQIGIDSCPIEGYLPDAVNKILADEGIDTDTWNVSVMAAFGYRETEPAREKTRQPLNDIVKWI
- a CDS encoding peptidase E translates to MRQVIALGGGGFSMEPDNSTLDDYILAQANKAKPKICFIPTAGGDQDGYITRFYRAFKEKPCTPVHLSLFDANFNDLEDFVLEQDIVYVGGGSTRNMMVLWKEWGLDKILVQAYQRGLICAGLSAGAICWFEQGLTDPLNGPLYPINGLGLLKGSVCPHYDGEEKRRPAYERYINDGKMLEGYGINDGTALHFIDEELYHSIQSTNKSGVGYEQVGSKADSIEALKE
- a CDS encoding glucose 1-dehydrogenase produces the protein MSKKVAIVTGGGNGLGRAVAVKLASQGVNVAVVDLAEGPGHETVDLVKEQGAEAIFVQADVSKAEDVKRYVDETVKAFGTIDMFYNNAGISGPGKRFVENTIEEIDLVLGINLHGALYGLKYVLEVMLKNGGGSIVNTSSTAGLVGQETVGSYSATKHGIVGITKTIAVEYAREGIQVNAISPGTTETPMVAEYRKANPEQVESVLAAIPQRRLGKPEEVAELVCFLLNGEAKYINGAVIPIDGGFTAQ